A single Pseudomonadota bacterium DNA region contains:
- a CDS encoding PAS domain S-box protein, with amino-acid sequence MPADISEHRQREILANTLDYLPVGITIYDSDLRLVVSNRKLGELLDLPPDLNRPGTSLESIVRFAAQRGDYGAGDVEVLVRQRLDLTHRAEYHRIEREVSGRTIEIHGNPLPDGGFITIYSDVSELRAAERTSRENEQRFRQLLDLAPILICVHSGGVIQFMNPAGARLLGDEDPEHWIGRAVLDMVAPQDKEIVWSRLQQLDHKGETLPMMEQHYQRRDGSIVDVAVSAALFRVNGRMTFITVARDITELKRIERQLRASEARFRDFAAAASDWFWETDEQHRLTFLSERGYEIIGRPQSQVLGKTRHELTGAEELHQNPDKWRRHRDTLESHQPFRGFEYPIQSAGGKRAMISVSGTPHFAEDGRFLGYRGVGTNTTALHEAQTRLRDSERQLRTILQASPVGVGVADLDSGKIRFANARFGQLTGLGAMEVTQRTLGELVAENEDRDTLQEFLDNDGEVIDYEIELVHASGSTFWALITIRTMPFEEESALFIWIYDISEQTRTREKLAMLAHLDDLTGLANRRAFHDELRRQLAHARRTQQPMAVLYLDLDGFKSINDNLGHEAGDQVLREVGKRLRLALREGDLVARVGGDEFATLLCGNLQSSTAETVASKLIEAVSGSYQVGTSSARLGASVGIAHNDISNEDADTFINRADQAMYTAKRSGKGRYALWSPDLPAPP; translated from the coding sequence ATGCCGGCTGATATCAGCGAACACCGACAACGCGAGATACTCGCCAACACCCTCGATTACCTGCCGGTCGGCATCACCATCTACGACAGTGACCTGCGGCTGGTGGTCAGCAATCGCAAACTCGGCGAACTGCTCGATCTGCCCCCTGACCTGAACCGTCCCGGAACGTCGTTGGAGAGCATCGTCCGCTTTGCCGCCCAACGCGGCGACTACGGAGCCGGTGACGTGGAAGTGCTGGTGCGCCAGCGCCTGGATTTGACCCACCGGGCCGAGTACCACCGAATCGAGCGCGAGGTCTCGGGGAGGACCATCGAAATCCATGGCAATCCGCTGCCCGACGGCGGATTCATCACCATCTACTCCGATGTCAGCGAGCTGCGCGCAGCCGAGCGCACCAGCCGCGAGAACGAGCAGCGCTTTCGCCAGCTGCTCGACCTGGCGCCCATCCTGATCTGCGTCCACTCGGGCGGGGTCATTCAATTCATGAATCCGGCCGGTGCGCGCCTGCTGGGTGACGAAGATCCCGAGCACTGGATCGGGCGCGCCGTCCTCGACATGGTGGCACCCCAGGACAAAGAGATCGTCTGGTCGCGCCTGCAACAGCTCGACCACAAGGGCGAGACCCTGCCGATGATGGAGCAGCACTATCAGCGCCGCGACGGCTCCATCGTGGATGTTGCCGTTTCCGCAGCCCTGTTTCGCGTCAACGGACGGATGACCTTCATCACTGTCGCGCGCGACATCACCGAACTCAAACGCATCGAACGCCAGCTGCGCGCCAGCGAGGCGCGATTCCGCGATTTTGCCGCCGCCGCCTCCGACTGGTTCTGGGAGACTGACGAGCAACATCGCCTGACGTTTCTCTCGGAGCGCGGCTACGAGATCATCGGTCGACCGCAGAGTCAGGTATTGGGCAAGACCCGCCATGAGCTCACCGGCGCCGAAGAGCTGCACCAGAATCCCGACAAATGGCGCAGGCATCGCGACACGTTGGAATCCCACCAGCCCTTCCGCGGCTTTGAGTACCCGATTCAATCGGCCGGCGGAAAGCGCGCGATGATCTCCGTCAGCGGCACCCCGCATTTCGCCGAGGATGGCCGGTTTCTGGGGTACCGCGGTGTCGGCACCAACACCACCGCCCTGCACGAGGCCCAGACCCGGCTGCGCGACAGCGAACGTCAGCTGCGCACCATCCTGCAGGCCAGCCCGGTCGGTGTCGGCGTCGCCGATCTCGACAGTGGCAAGATCCGTTTCGCCAACGCCCGCTTCGGGCAACTGACCGGCCTTGGCGCCATGGAGGTCACCCAGCGCACGCTCGGCGAGCTCGTGGCGGAAAACGAAGACCGGGATACGCTGCAGGAGTTTCTGGACAACGACGGCGAGGTCATCGACTACGAGATCGAGCTGGTCCACGCCTCGGGTTCCACCTTCTGGGCTCTGATCACGATACGCACCATGCCGTTTGAGGAGGAGAGCGCGCTCTTCATCTGGATCTACGACATTTCGGAGCAGACCCGCACCCGCGAAAAGCTCGCCATGTTGGCTCATCTGGACGATCTCACCGGCCTGGCCAACCGGCGTGCTTTCCACGACGAACTGCGTCGCCAGCTCGCGCACGCCCGTCGTACCCAGCAGCCCATGGCGGTGCTGTATCTGGATCTCGATGGCTTCAAGTCGATCAACGACAATCTTGGCCACGAGGCCGGCGACCAGGTCTTGCGTGAGGTCGGGAAGCGACTGCGTCTGGCGCTGCGTGAAGGCGACCTCGTGGCGCGCGTCGGGGGCGATGAATTCGCCACGCTGCTGTGCGGCAATCTCCAAAGCAGCACCGCGGAAACCGTGGCGAGCAAGCTCATCGAGGCCGTGTCGGGGAGCTACCAGGTCGGCACGTCCAGCGCCCGCCTCGGGGCCAGTGTCGGTATCGCCCACAACGACATCAGCAACGAGGATGCCGATACCTTCATCAACCGCGCCGATCAGGCCATGTACACCGCCAAACGCAGCGGCAAGGGCCGCTACGCCCTGTGGTCACCGGATCTGCCAGCACCGCCGTGA
- a CDS encoding sulfurtransferase, producing MTMKRWIPVLMGWCALIGSYAQAAPVLVDTEWLASRTGDSGVVVVDMTGDPMQYQRFHLPGAVQLHYDALVQRRRDGVVLRIEDAQLLRLLGELGIRRDHHVVIYDDAGGLNAGRLFWELERIGHAAVSVLDGGLVKWILEGRKVENRWVRPTPQPYQPVAGQGRDNDIAHEALKTVAAEGNAMLLDVRTREEYSGDPRDPRGGHIPGARWWPWDATVAFDGRFQRLEAGPLQESLRALGVSDSAQPVVLYCRTGHRAAQAYLTLRSLGYENLKLYDGSMLEYARDAAAPLQRGMTAGGPGCVSC from the coding sequence ATGACGATGAAACGATGGATACCGGTGTTGATGGGTTGGTGCGCGCTGATCGGCAGCTACGCGCAGGCCGCTCCCGTGCTGGTGGATACCGAATGGCTCGCGTCGCGGACAGGTGACAGCGGCGTTGTCGTAGTGGATATGACGGGTGACCCGATGCAGTACCAGCGTTTTCACCTCCCGGGCGCGGTACAACTGCACTACGATGCCCTCGTGCAACGGCGCCGCGACGGAGTCGTCCTGCGGATCGAGGATGCGCAGTTGCTCCGCCTGTTGGGTGAGCTGGGAATCCGGCGCGATCACCATGTTGTGATCTACGACGATGCAGGGGGCCTCAACGCCGGACGGCTGTTCTGGGAACTGGAGCGCATCGGCCACGCGGCGGTTTCGGTCCTCGACGGAGGATTGGTGAAGTGGATCCTCGAGGGGCGCAAGGTGGAAAACCGGTGGGTCCGACCGACACCGCAACCATACCAGCCGGTTGCGGGACAGGGGCGCGACAATGACATCGCCCATGAGGCGCTGAAGACCGTTGCCGCCGAGGGCAACGCCATGCTCCTGGATGTGCGCACCCGTGAGGAGTACAGTGGTGACCCGCGCGATCCGCGCGGTGGTCATATTCCCGGCGCGCGCTGGTGGCCCTGGGACGCGACGGTAGCCTTCGACGGACGTTTTCAACGCCTTGAAGCGGGGCCGTTGCAGGAGAGCCTGCGCGCACTTGGCGTCAGCGACAGCGCGCAGCCTGTCGTCCTGTACTGCCGCACGGGGCACCGTGCCGCGCAAGCCTACCTCACGCTGCGGTCGCTTGGATACGAGAATCTGAAGCTCTACGACGGTTCGATGCTGGAGTATGCCAGGGATGCCGCCGCGCCCCTGCAAAGGGGGATGACGGCCGGAGGTCCCGGGTGCGTGAGTTGCTAG
- a CDS encoding dioxygenase — MSTLRQPALFISHGAPTLALEHGATARFLRELGASLPPPAAILCVSAHWETSPVSLSANPYPQTIHDFGGFPAPLYDLEYPARGDAQLAARAAVLLKPLHGVVQVDARRGFDHGVWVPLMLMFPDAQIPVVSMAVQPHLPAAHHFRLGGLLAPLRDEGVMILGSGGATHDLRAFWGQRREAAPQGYAQVFDDWLVAHVEAGDTASLVAYEQLGPEAKRNHPTPEHLLPLFVPMGAAQGGRGRVLHRVIEYGVLAMTAFGWE, encoded by the coding sequence ATGAGCACCTTACGCCAACCGGCCCTGTTCATCTCCCACGGTGCGCCAACTTTGGCTCTGGAGCACGGAGCGACCGCTCGGTTTCTCCGCGAACTCGGCGCATCGCTGCCGCCTCCCGCGGCGATCCTGTGTGTATCGGCGCATTGGGAAACGTCACCTGTGAGTCTGAGTGCCAATCCCTACCCGCAGACGATTCATGATTTTGGTGGTTTTCCCGCACCGCTCTACGATCTCGAGTACCCGGCGCGCGGCGACGCGCAACTTGCGGCACGCGCCGCGGTCTTATTGAAACCGCTGCACGGCGTGGTGCAGGTCGATGCCCGGCGCGGCTTCGACCATGGGGTCTGGGTGCCGCTGATGCTGATGTTTCCCGACGCGCAGATCCCGGTGGTGTCGATGGCGGTGCAGCCGCATCTGCCCGCCGCGCACCACTTCCGGCTCGGCGGGTTGCTTGCCCCGCTGCGTGACGAAGGCGTCATGATTCTCGGCAGCGGCGGTGCGACGCACGATCTGCGCGCCTTTTGGGGGCAGCGCCGCGAAGCCGCGCCGCAGGGGTATGCGCAGGTGTTCGACGACTGGCTGGTGGCACACGTCGAAGCGGGCGATACCGCGTCGCTGGTGGCGTACGAACAGCTAGGACCGGAGGCGAAGCGCAATCACCCGACGCCCGAGCATCTGCTGCCGCTGTTCGTACCGATGGGTGCGGCGCAGGGCGGACGCGGTCGCGTGCTGCATCGGGTGATCGAGTACGGCGTGTTGGCGATGACCGCGTTTGGCTGGGAGTGA